Proteins encoded within one genomic window of uncultured Draconibacterium sp.:
- a CDS encoding DUF2079 domain-containing protein — translation MKINKNNLAIVILVTFSALMFFMGIMNHYYFRSFVFDYGNYNFAFWDYSHFRISSIPTYPGNFLQDHYSFLLFYFIPVYWLLNWLTGTYTLIIIQNSLIVIAAWYSYKLIRLKSQNLYLTTGVLVYYFLLLGRYSTFACDTNLAVMSACFIPIFIYYFELRKYVVASTIFILSLFSRENIPIWFIFIFIVLIIEHKDNKKAVRLSLAGIIISVLYFILLFKVLIPGVENEAKQFTLFNYSALGPDPGSALKYVVLHPWETVKMFFVNHLDNPNYKWIKVEFYQVYLISGGFILLTRPKYLIWFIPIVAQKVLNDAPIRWGILTYYSIEVVTLLPLSVFLALSSMKSVKLQNNLTLVIVILTLGTTIYKMDRSHRIVPDSFRPEKEKVYDKRFYQSDYYLRKTHRLLKQIPKDSKVSASEDFFPHLAQRFHIYFFPEVRDAEYIVFSVSDDYFRMSHMENERLRNEYLNSSEWEIIAEEFPVFLLHKKSGNRSTQIYDKKSLFRNDTISCDFESIDSIKQIVLFNNGQKADVAKKISTIRAKSEVNSLLLTNEVRYGDAINFEQINQIRYLEASVWCYGDITNAYITAKLENGKAYKSNQIVEKDNDGWNKIELKFWVPSKNADSFFIHLWNSGRDSIYFDNFQIITKK, via the coding sequence TTGAAAATCAATAAAAATAATCTGGCTATAGTAATTTTAGTCACTTTTTCTGCCTTAATGTTTTTCATGGGCATAATGAATCATTATTATTTCCGCTCATTCGTTTTCGATTACGGGAATTATAATTTTGCATTCTGGGATTACTCTCATTTCAGAATAAGTTCTATACCAACTTATCCAGGGAATTTTCTTCAGGATCACTATTCTTTTCTACTCTTCTACTTCATTCCGGTTTATTGGTTGCTAAACTGGCTCACAGGAACATACACTTTAATTATTATACAAAATTCTCTTATAGTTATTGCGGCTTGGTATTCTTACAAACTCATCCGGCTAAAGTCGCAAAATTTATATCTCACCACCGGTGTTCTGGTTTATTATTTCTTATTACTGGGGCGCTACTCTACATTTGCCTGCGATACTAACCTGGCGGTAATGTCGGCATGCTTTATTCCAATTTTTATCTATTATTTCGAACTCCGAAAATATGTTGTTGCTTCAACCATATTCATTCTTTCTCTTTTTTCACGTGAGAATATTCCTATATGGTTCATCTTCATTTTTATTGTATTGATTATCGAACATAAGGATAATAAAAAAGCAGTTCGATTAAGTTTAGCCGGCATTATAATCTCAGTGTTATATTTTATTTTGCTGTTTAAAGTATTGATTCCCGGGGTGGAAAACGAGGCAAAGCAATTTACCCTTTTTAACTATTCAGCTTTGGGCCCCGATCCTGGTTCGGCCTTAAAATATGTGGTATTACATCCATGGGAAACGGTTAAAATGTTTTTCGTTAATCATCTCGACAACCCTAATTACAAATGGATAAAGGTTGAGTTCTACCAGGTTTATCTTATTTCCGGTGGATTTATCTTATTAACACGCCCCAAATATTTAATTTGGTTTATTCCCATCGTGGCCCAGAAAGTACTTAACGATGCTCCTATTCGTTGGGGAATACTGACCTACTATTCGATTGAAGTGGTTACATTATTACCGCTTTCCGTTTTTCTTGCTCTTTCTTCCATGAAATCGGTCAAGTTGCAAAATAATCTCACATTGGTAATAGTTATTCTTACTTTAGGTACCACCATATACAAAATGGATCGTTCACACAGAATTGTTCCTGACTCTTTCAGACCAGAGAAAGAAAAAGTTTATGACAAACGTTTTTATCAATCGGATTATTATTTACGGAAAACACACAGACTGCTAAAACAAATTCCTAAAGATTCAAAAGTAAGCGCATCTGAAGATTTCTTTCCTCATCTGGCACAGCGCTTTCATATCTATTTTTTCCCCGAAGTGAGAGATGCTGAATATATTGTTTTTTCAGTATCTGACGACTATTTTAGAATGTCTCATATGGAAAATGAAAGACTTAGAAATGAGTATCTGAATAGTTCGGAATGGGAAATTATTGCAGAAGAATTTCCGGTCTTTTTGCTTCATAAAAAATCAGGTAATAGATCGACACAAATTTATGATAAAAAATCTCTTTTCAGAAACGACACAATTAGCTGTGATTTTGAATCAATTGATTCAATTAAACAAATTGTATTGTTTAATAACGGACAGAAAGCTGACGTGGCGAAGAAGATAAGCACTATCCGGGCAAAATCCGAAGTCAATAGTCTACTTCTTACCAACGAGGTTCGATATGGGGATGCGATAAATTTCGAGCAAATTAACCAAATTAGATACCTGGAAGCGAGTGTATGGTGTTATGGTGATATTACGAATGCATATATCACTGCTAAATTAGAAAATGGCAAAGCATATAAAAGCAATCAAATAGTAGAAAAAGACAACGATGGGTGGAACAAAATTGAATTAAAATTCTGGGTTCCATCGAAGAATGCTGATTCGTTTTTCATTCATCTTTGGAATAGTGGTAGAGATTCGATTTATTTCGATAATTTTCAAATCATAACCAAGAAATAA